In one window of Chanodichthys erythropterus isolate Z2021 chromosome 23, ASM2448905v1, whole genome shotgun sequence DNA:
- the si:ch73-206p6.1 gene encoding phospholipid scramblase 1 isoform X3, with amino-acid sequence MAKTDKAAMQPMHMYMVPNPGIPGCPPGLEYLTQVDQLLIKQKVELIEALAGFESNNKYDIRNSMGQNVFYAVEENDCLTRQCCGPLRSFTIRVLDNIGQEIITVSRPLKCMSCFFPCCLQELEIQAPPGNTVGYVLQQWHPFLPKFTIQNEHREPVLKLQGPFCGWSCLPDVDFEILTMDEVGIGKISKQWTGLLREAFTDSDNFGIQFPMDLDVRMKAVMIGACFLIDFMFFETNN; translated from the exons ATGGCGAAAACGG ATAAGGCAGCCATGCAACCTATGCATATGTACATGGTTCCCAATCCAGGGATACCAGGCTGTCCACCGGGATTAGAGTACCTGACACAG GTAGATCAACTTCTTATCAAACAGAAAGTTGAGCTTATTGAAG CTTTGGCAGGCTTTGAGAGCAACAATAAATATGATATCCGTAACTCCATGGGTCAGAACGTGTTTTACGCGGTGGAGGAGAACGACTGTCTCACCCGTCAGTGCTGCGGCCCGCTGCGCTCCTTCACCATCCGTGTCCTCGATAACATCGGACAGGAGATCATCACCGTCAGCCGTCCTCTGAAATGCATGTCCTGCTTCTTCCCATGTTGTCTGCAAGAG TTGGAGATCCAGGCTCCTCCAGGGAACACAGTGGGATATGTTCTACAACAGTGGCACCCCTTCCTCCCCAAGTTCACCATACAGAATGAGCACAGAGAGCCGGTTCTCAAGCTCCAGGGGCCGTTCTGTGGCTGGAGCTGCCTGCCGGACGTGGACTTTGAG ATTCTTACCATGGATGAAGTCGGCATCGGAAAGATCAGCAAACAATGGACAGGACTTCTCCGAGAGGCTTTCACGGATTCAGACAACTTTGGGATACAGTTCCCCATGGATCTTGATGTGCGAATGAAGGCAGTGATGATCGGAGCCTGCTTTCTCATT GACTTCATGTTTTTTGAGACGAATAACTAA
- the si:ch73-206p6.1 gene encoding phospholipid scramblase 2 isoform X1, translating into MAKTDKAAMQPMHMYMVPNPGIPGCPPGLEYLTQVDQLLIKQKVELIEALAGFESNNKYDIRNSMGQNVFYAVEENDCLTRQCCGPLRSFTIRVLDNIGQEIITVSRPLKCMSCFFPCCLQELEIQAPPGNTVGYVLQQWHPFLPKFTIQNEHREPVLKLQGPFCGWSCLPDVDFEHCATTYRRILLTHPLNNINKCCGIDFRASFICLMAQALSVPLNSNTPTMHLNTSRFQTMFAFVHLLFKQRYAGCENRAETSKKTLASHCAGCIIDLIE; encoded by the exons ATGGCGAAAACGG ATAAGGCAGCCATGCAACCTATGCATATGTACATGGTTCCCAATCCAGGGATACCAGGCTGTCCACCGGGATTAGAGTACCTGACACAG GTAGATCAACTTCTTATCAAACAGAAAGTTGAGCTTATTGAAG CTTTGGCAGGCTTTGAGAGCAACAATAAATATGATATCCGTAACTCCATGGGTCAGAACGTGTTTTACGCGGTGGAGGAGAACGACTGTCTCACCCGTCAGTGCTGCGGCCCGCTGCGCTCCTTCACCATCCGTGTCCTCGATAACATCGGACAGGAGATCATCACCGTCAGCCGTCCTCTGAAATGCATGTCCTGCTTCTTCCCATGTTGTCTGCAAGAG TTGGAGATCCAGGCTCCTCCAGGGAACACAGTGGGATATGTTCTACAACAGTGGCACCCCTTCCTCCCCAAGTTCACCATACAGAATGAGCACAGAGAGCCGGTTCTCAAGCTCCAGGGGCCGTTCTGTGGCTGGAGCTGCCTGCCGGACGTGGACTTTGAG CATTGTGCAACCacctataggcgcatattactaacacaccctttaaataacataaataaatgttgcgGCATTGACTTTAGAGCAAGTTTCATTTGTTTAATGGCGCAGGCGCTTTCAGTTCCTctaaatagcaacacgccaacaatgcacctgaacacatctcgttttcagaccatgtttgcatttgtgcatttgctatttaaacaacgttacgctggatgtgaaaatcgggctgaaactagcaaaaaaacacttgcgtcacattgcgccgggtgtataaTAGATCTTATTgagtga
- the si:ch73-206p6.1 gene encoding phospholipid scramblase 2 isoform X2, with amino-acid sequence MQPMHMYMVPNPGIPGCPPGLEYLTQVDQLLIKQKVELIEALAGFESNNKYDIRNSMGQNVFYAVEENDCLTRQCCGPLRSFTIRVLDNIGQEIITVSRPLKCMSCFFPCCLQELEIQAPPGNTVGYVLQQWHPFLPKFTIQNEHREPVLKLQGPFCGWSCLPDVDFEHCATTYRRILLTHPLNNINKCCGIDFRASFICLMAQALSVPLNSNTPTMHLNTSRFQTMFAFVHLLFKQRYAGCENRAETSKKTLASHCAGCIIDLIE; translated from the exons ATGCAACCTATGCATATGTACATGGTTCCCAATCCAGGGATACCAGGCTGTCCACCGGGATTAGAGTACCTGACACAG GTAGATCAACTTCTTATCAAACAGAAAGTTGAGCTTATTGAAG CTTTGGCAGGCTTTGAGAGCAACAATAAATATGATATCCGTAACTCCATGGGTCAGAACGTGTTTTACGCGGTGGAGGAGAACGACTGTCTCACCCGTCAGTGCTGCGGCCCGCTGCGCTCCTTCACCATCCGTGTCCTCGATAACATCGGACAGGAGATCATCACCGTCAGCCGTCCTCTGAAATGCATGTCCTGCTTCTTCCCATGTTGTCTGCAAGAG TTGGAGATCCAGGCTCCTCCAGGGAACACAGTGGGATATGTTCTACAACAGTGGCACCCCTTCCTCCCCAAGTTCACCATACAGAATGAGCACAGAGAGCCGGTTCTCAAGCTCCAGGGGCCGTTCTGTGGCTGGAGCTGCCTGCCGGACGTGGACTTTGAG CATTGTGCAACCacctataggcgcatattactaacacaccctttaaataacataaataaatgttgcgGCATTGACTTTAGAGCAAGTTTCATTTGTTTAATGGCGCAGGCGCTTTCAGTTCCTctaaatagcaacacgccaacaatgcacctgaacacatctcgttttcagaccatgtttgcatttgtgcatttgctatttaaacaacgttacgctggatgtgaaaatcgggctgaaactagcaaaaaaacacttgcgtcacattgcgccgggtgtataaTAGATCTTATTgagtga
- the si:ch73-206p6.1 gene encoding phospholipid scramblase 2 isoform X4, whose product MAKTDKAAMQPMHMYMVPNPGIPGCPPGLEYLTQVDQLLIKQKVELIEALAGFESNNKYDIRNSMGQNVFYAVEENDCLTRQCCGPLRSFTIRVLDNIGQEIITVSRPLKCMSCFFPCCLQELEIQAPPGNTVGYVLQQWHPFLPKFTIQNEHREPVLKLQGPFCGWSCLPDVDFEALEFVGGNVTCLIVRNKYLYIICAFSAILFLPAGSAYKFPLGGAIIQ is encoded by the exons ATGGCGAAAACGG ATAAGGCAGCCATGCAACCTATGCATATGTACATGGTTCCCAATCCAGGGATACCAGGCTGTCCACCGGGATTAGAGTACCTGACACAG GTAGATCAACTTCTTATCAAACAGAAAGTTGAGCTTATTGAAG CTTTGGCAGGCTTTGAGAGCAACAATAAATATGATATCCGTAACTCCATGGGTCAGAACGTGTTTTACGCGGTGGAGGAGAACGACTGTCTCACCCGTCAGTGCTGCGGCCCGCTGCGCTCCTTCACCATCCGTGTCCTCGATAACATCGGACAGGAGATCATCACCGTCAGCCGTCCTCTGAAATGCATGTCCTGCTTCTTCCCATGTTGTCTGCAAGAG TTGGAGATCCAGGCTCCTCCAGGGAACACAGTGGGATATGTTCTACAACAGTGGCACCCCTTCCTCCCCAAGTTCACCATACAGAATGAGCACAGAGAGCCGGTTCTCAAGCTCCAGGGGCCGTTCTGTGGCTGGAGCTGCCTGCCGGACGTGGACTTTGAG GCATTAGAATTTGTTGGGGGAAATGTAACATGCTTAATTGTCAGAAACAAATATCTATACataatttgtgctttttctgCCATTCTGTTTCTGCCTGCTGGCTCTGCCTATAAATTCCCACTAGGGGGAGCTATTATTCAGTAG